A window of Haliscomenobacter hydrossis DSM 1100 contains these coding sequences:
- a CDS encoding permease prefix domain 2-containing transporter encodes MKPKLPQPPRWAERLLEWFCAPHLLEEIQGDLYERFQRQVKLFGTRSARKQYAWSVLSFIRPFALKRKPNPHPSTFLYHPAMLHNYFTIAWRNLARNKVSALINLTGLTLGISACLVIGVIAGFELSYDTFHPDSERIYRLVGKVKFNKAAEQQAIGFAPRAVPQALRNETSGFEVVATFHNMESSVVVPNGQAEPVVFKARNMEGEPAQIILADPQYFDIFQYQWLAGNPKTALNEPHQVVLSEKKARIYFGDLPLISILGKELIYRDSLRTTVTGIVADWKHNSDFTFTDFISSATIPASFLKREINMEEWTDIWSASQTFVKLNQGSNEDKVQAELTAFGKKHFGPNRGTGEFTFAPSLQALSDLHFNRAYTDNYSRKAHLPTLYGLIGIAVFILLIAAINFINLSTAQSLRRSREVGVRKVLGSKRSNLVWQFMSETLILTFAAMLMALLLAKPILHTFRSFIPTGVQFSFFNPNILLFLLGIALITVFLAGFYPSWVLSAFRPAIALKGSGSSRGQQRGYLRKGLIVFQFTVSLVFIIATLIVGRQLSFIRNKDLGFSTDAVVTINTPRDNKSAVLAQKLRQISGIEQVAMQWSAPLSNWYMLTKITFQGEKPIDIEASAKVGDEHYLPLYQLNLLAGRNIEHSDTLKEFVVNEAFVKKLGFKKPAEILGKLANLNGRNYPVVGVVQDFHENSLHAVIKPTIIAHIPDMAKDLAVKLPTKGKNLGDLGPMLADLQKNWREVYPNETFTYTFLDDSIEKLYAKEQKTAQLVNTASAIAILISCLGLLGLATFTAEQRSKEIGVRKVMGASISSIVALLSKDFIRLIVIAIAISSPIAWWGMNQWLNGFAYHVPIEWWVFVVAGVMAIGIALLTVSFQSMKAALRNPTESLKSE; translated from the coding sequence ATGAAGCCAAAGCTGCCACAGCCACCGCGTTGGGCCGAGCGCTTGCTGGAATGGTTTTGCGCCCCCCATCTGCTTGAAGAAATCCAGGGCGATTTATACGAGCGTTTCCAGCGGCAGGTCAAGCTCTTTGGAACACGCAGTGCGCGTAAACAATACGCCTGGTCGGTATTGAGCTTCATCAGGCCCTTTGCCCTCAAACGCAAACCGAATCCACATCCATCCACTTTTTTATACCACCCTGCTATGTTACACAACTATTTTACCATCGCCTGGCGGAACCTTGCCCGAAACAAAGTCAGTGCCCTGATCAACCTCACTGGGCTTACCCTGGGCATCAGCGCTTGTTTGGTCATTGGGGTGATTGCAGGTTTTGAGTTGAGTTACGATACCTTCCACCCCGATAGTGAACGGATTTACCGCCTGGTCGGAAAGGTTAAATTCAACAAAGCAGCCGAACAACAAGCCATTGGTTTTGCGCCCCGCGCTGTGCCGCAGGCTTTGCGCAACGAAACCAGTGGATTTGAGGTGGTAGCCACTTTTCACAATATGGAGTCGAGCGTCGTTGTTCCCAATGGTCAGGCGGAGCCCGTGGTCTTTAAAGCCCGCAACATGGAAGGCGAACCCGCCCAGATCATCCTGGCCGACCCACAATACTTTGACATTTTTCAGTATCAATGGCTCGCGGGAAATCCCAAAACGGCGTTAAACGAGCCTCATCAGGTGGTGTTGTCGGAGAAAAAAGCCCGCATCTATTTTGGTGATCTGCCCCTCATCAGCATTCTGGGTAAAGAACTGATTTACCGCGACTCGCTCCGCACCACGGTAACCGGGATTGTGGCGGATTGGAAGCACAATTCTGATTTCACCTTCACCGATTTTATTTCCTCGGCCACCATTCCGGCCAGCTTTTTGAAACGAGAAATCAACATGGAAGAGTGGACTGACATCTGGTCGGCTTCCCAAACCTTTGTAAAACTCAACCAAGGCAGCAATGAAGACAAGGTGCAAGCAGAACTGACCGCTTTTGGAAAAAAACATTTTGGTCCCAATCGAGGTACCGGTGAATTTACTTTTGCACCTAGCTTGCAAGCTTTATCGGATCTGCACTTCAATCGGGCATACACGGACAATTATTCCCGCAAAGCCCACCTGCCCACTTTGTACGGACTGATCGGAATTGCGGTATTCATCCTGCTCATTGCGGCCATCAATTTTATCAATTTGTCTACGGCACAATCGCTGCGCCGATCCAGAGAAGTGGGGGTACGCAAGGTGCTCGGCAGCAAGCGCAGCAACCTGGTCTGGCAATTCATGAGTGAAACCCTGATTTTGACTTTCGCGGCCATGTTGATGGCGCTGCTGTTGGCCAAACCCATTTTACATACTTTCCGTTCGTTTATCCCCACTGGTGTGCAGTTTTCATTTTTTAACCCCAATATTTTACTCTTTTTGCTGGGCATCGCCTTGATAACCGTATTTCTGGCGGGCTTCTACCCCTCTTGGGTATTGTCCGCTTTTCGTCCGGCTATTGCGCTGAAAGGCTCGGGCAGCAGCCGAGGGCAACAAAGGGGATATTTGCGCAAAGGTTTGATTGTTTTCCAGTTCACGGTTTCCCTGGTATTCATCATTGCTACGCTGATCGTGGGGCGGCAGCTCAGTTTTATCCGCAACAAAGACCTCGGTTTTTCTACCGATGCCGTGGTGACGATCAATACTCCACGCGACAACAAAAGTGCGGTTTTGGCCCAAAAGCTTCGCCAAATTTCGGGAATCGAACAGGTTGCCATGCAATGGTCGGCACCGCTGAGTAATTGGTACATGTTGACCAAAATTACCTTTCAGGGCGAAAAACCCATCGACATTGAAGCCTCGGCCAAAGTGGGGGATGAACATTATCTTCCCCTCTATCAACTGAACCTGTTGGCTGGCCGCAACATCGAACACAGTGATACCCTCAAAGAATTTGTAGTCAACGAGGCTTTTGTAAAAAAACTGGGCTTCAAAAAACCGGCGGAAATCTTGGGTAAGCTGGCCAATCTCAATGGGCGCAACTACCCCGTCGTAGGCGTTGTTCAGGATTTTCATGAAAACTCATTACACGCGGTGATCAAGCCCACCATCATTGCCCACATCCCCGATATGGCCAAAGATCTGGCGGTGAAACTGCCCACTAAAGGGAAGAACCTGGGGGACCTCGGCCCCATGCTGGCCGATCTGCAAAAAAACTGGCGCGAAGTGTACCCCAATGAGACCTTTACCTACACTTTCCTGGACGATTCGATTGAAAAGCTGTACGCAAAAGAGCAAAAAACCGCGCAATTGGTCAATACGGCTTCAGCGATTGCTATCCTGATTTCTTGCCTCGGGCTCCTGGGTCTGGCCACCTTCACCGCCGAGCAGCGCAGCAAAGAAATTGGGGTGCGGAAAGTAATGGGCGCGAGTATTTCAAGCATCGTTGCCTTGCTTTCGAAGGATTTTATACGCCTGATTGTCATCGCCATAGCGATCTCTAGCCCCATCGCCTGGTGGGGAATGAACCAATGGTTGAATGGTTTTGCCTATCA